Proteins encoded within one genomic window of Chitinivibrionia bacterium:
- a CDS encoding 4Fe-4S dicluster domain-containing protein, translated as MRLVKNNFFENSEYERMPILFCIFAKTETTMKVFNAIKKSKPQKLYISSDGWRENKVGEKENVESLRKAVLESIDWDCEVHTKFSDKNLGCKQAIETAIDWFFENEEMGIILEDDTLPAPGFFRFCSEILLKYKDDESVFIVKGHNENAKALSANSYYFKDNVGASEMWGWATWKRAWKKHDKSAAQFEKYGKICDEYKSSYDFNEYIKHTQMLLILTLVEGILSGKVNSWSYLLKFSVQLNDGLFVLPDCNLVTNIGCASGFTHTSSEYYLEGTLPTGEILFPLQHPQSLASRVLTAEEYVRSAIPKCFEEKYEDLEVATLNKQIAVYNFLGPNGFLGDPKIVEKYEDLEKNNLFELIDWACRYKEYYKAQKYLYLALTKSAFVGKKNFCAKCTTKGCLAVCPTKSISLIKAQDGQNAVVIDSKTCIYCFNCVKKCWIVNPE; from the coding sequence ATGAGATTAGTTAAAAACAACTTTTTTGAAAACAGCGAATATGAAAGAATGCCGATTTTATTTTGCATTTTCGCTAAAACCGAAACTACTATGAAAGTTTTTAACGCGATAAAAAAATCCAAACCCCAAAAATTGTATATTTCATCGGACGGTTGGCGGGAAAACAAAGTCGGCGAGAAAGAAAATGTCGAAAGTTTACGAAAAGCAGTTTTAGAAAGCATTGACTGGGATTGCGAAGTCCACACAAAATTCAGCGACAAAAATCTCGGATGCAAACAGGCGATAGAAACGGCTATCGATTGGTTTTTTGAGAACGAAGAAATGGGGATAATCCTCGAAGACGATACTTTGCCCGCGCCCGGATTTTTCAGATTTTGCAGTGAAATTCTGCTCAAATACAAAGACGACGAAAGTGTGTTTATCGTAAAAGGTCATAACGAAAACGCAAAGGCATTGTCGGCGAACTCGTATTATTTTAAGGATAACGTAGGCGCTTCGGAAATGTGGGGCTGGGCAACTTGGAAAAGAGCATGGAAAAAACACGATAAAAGCGCCGCGCAGTTTGAAAAATACGGAAAAATATGTGATGAATATAAAAGCAGTTATGATTTTAATGAATACATAAAACATACGCAAATGCTACTTATTCTTACTTTAGTGGAAGGGATTTTGAGCGGAAAAGTTAATAGTTGGAGTTATCTATTGAAATTTTCTGTGCAGTTAAACGACGGACTTTTTGTTCTTCCCGATTGCAATTTAGTTACAAATATCGGCTGTGCGTCGGGCTTTACGCATACGAGTAGCGAATATTATTTGGAGGGAACGCTTCCGACCGGAGAAATTTTGTTTCCTTTACAACACCCTCAAAGTTTAGCGTCTCGCGTACTTACAGCGGAAGAATATGTACGCAGTGCTATTCCAAAATGTTTTGAAGAAAAATATGAAGATTTAGAGGTCGCCACTCTTAATAAACAGATTGCGGTATATAATTTTTTGGGACCAAACGGTTTTTTGGGCGATCCGAAAATCGTTGAAAAGTATGAAGATCTTGAAAAGAACAACCTCTTTGAACTTATAGATTGGGCGTGTAGATACAAAGAATATTACAAAGCGCAAAAGTATCTTTATTTGGCATTGACAAAGTCCGCTTTTGTCGGCAAAAAAAACTTTTGCGCAAAGTGTACAACTAAAGGATGTCTTGCTGTTTGTCCGACAAAAAGCATATCTTTGATTAAGGCACAAGACGGGCAAAATGCTGTTGTAATCGACTCAAAAACTTGCATTTATTGTTTTAATTGCGTTAAAAAATGTTGGATTGTAAATCCGGAATAA
- a CDS encoding 4Fe-4S dicluster domain-containing protein: MRLNKNNFYDNNDYEKMPILFCIFSKTETTMKVFNAIKKSKPKKLYISSDGWRENKVGEKENVESLRKAVLESIDWDCEVFTKFSDKNLGCKQAIESAVDWFFENEEMGIILEDDTLPAHGFFRFCSEMLIKYKDDEKLWIVKGHNEHAKKLSANSYYFKDNVGMSEMWGWATWRRAWEKHDKTAAQFEEYAKMCDNYEDGQDFDEYINYTRMLFILAQVKAILNGKINSWSYLLKFSVAVNNGFFILPDCNLVSNIGCAAQGAAHTGTEYYLEGTLPIGEMLFPLRHPENLSSRPLTAREYVRTAKPKDFQEEFEDLEIYALNDFFAVQNFLKQNALFNEPKIAEKFKDFEKDRLCLLIKQACCFNDYHKAQKYLYLALTKLALVDEKNFCSKCQSRDCLSVCPTKSISLVRLINREKAVKIDPKTCANCWNCVKHCPFVRER, encoded by the coding sequence ATGAGATTAAACAAAAACAATTTTTACGACAATAACGACTACGAAAAAATGCCGATTTTATTTTGTATTTTCTCTAAAACCGAAACTACAATGAAAGTTTTTAACGCGATAAAAAAATCCAAACCCAAAAAATTGTATATTTCATCGGACGGTTGGCGGGAAAACAAAGTCGGCGAGAAAGAAAATGTCGAAAGTTTACGAAAAGCAGTTTTAGAAAGCATTGACTGGGATTGCGAAGTATTTACAAAATTCAGCGATAAAAATCTCGGTTGCAAACAGGCGATAGAATCGGCTGTCGATTGGTTTTTTGAGAACGAAGAAATGGGGATAATTCTTGAAGATGACACATTGCCCGCGCACGGTTTTTTCAGATTTTGCAGTGAAATGCTTATCAAATACAAAGACGACGAAAAACTATGGATTGTGAAAGGACACAATGAACATGCAAAAAAATTGTCTGCAAACTCATATTATTTTAAGGATAATGTAGGAATGTCCGAAATGTGGGGTTGGGCAACATGGAGAAGAGCATGGGAAAAACATGACAAAACCGCCGCGCAGTTTGAAGAATATGCAAAAATGTGCGATAACTACGAAGATGGACAGGATTTTGACGAATATATAAATTACACGAGAATGTTATTTATTTTAGCACAAGTAAAAGCGATTTTAAATGGTAAGATAAACAGTTGGAGTTATTTGTTGAAATTTTCTGTAGCAGTGAATAATGGTTTTTTCATTCTTCCCGACTGTAATTTGGTATCGAATATCGGTTGTGCCGCGCAGGGAGCAGCTCACACAGGAACCGAATATTATTTGGAAGGAACGCTTCCGATAGGTGAGATGTTGTTTCCTTTGCGACACCCGGAAAATTTGTCTTCGCGTCCACTTACGGCAAGAGAATATGTACGTACCGCCAAACCAAAAGATTTTCAAGAAGAATTTGAAGATTTAGAGATATATGCATTAAACGATTTTTTTGCAGTTCAGAATTTTCTTAAGCAAAACGCTCTTTTTAACGAGCCTAAAATCGCAGAAAAATTTAAAGATTTTGAAAAAGATCGTTTATGTTTATTGATAAAACAAGCGTGTTGCTTTAATGATTATCACAAAGCGCAAAAGTATCTTTATTTGGCTTTAACAAAACTTGCACTTGTCGATGAAAAAAACTTTTGCTCAAAGTGTCAAAGCAGAGATTGTTTGTCTGTTTGTCCGACAAAAAGCATATCTTTAGTTAGGTTAATAAACCGAGAAAAAGCAGTTAAAATCGATCCGAAAACTTGCGCTAATTGTTGGAATTGTGTTAAACATTGTCCGTTTGTTAGAGAAAGATAA
- the ruvB gene encoding Holliday junction branch migration DNA helicase RuvB translates to MHEITRIITPSANNDDTELDRTLRPQTFSDFIGQEQLKANLSIFVAAAKKRGEPIDHILFSGPPGLGKTTLARILANEMGVQITTTSGPVLEKKGDLAGNLTGLDEKEIFFIDEVHRLNRVVEEALYPAIEDFVFDIMTGEGPAAKSIRLPLKKFTLVGATTRAGLITAPMLARFGYVGQMKYYTDEEMQKVVLRSAKLLNITCEPQAAMELGKRSRGTPRVANRLLRRVRDVADVRGDGTITTDIVSQTCKMLGIDDIGLDEMDRAILTTIAEHYNGGPVGIKNIAVVVGEESDTIEDVYEPYLIQCGFLKRTPQGREITDKTYKMLGIKPKYKKSPKDSLQTSIFEGE, encoded by the coding sequence ATGCACGAAATAACAAGGATAATCACTCCGTCGGCGAATAATGACGACACGGAGTTGGACAGAACGCTTCGTCCGCAGACCTTTTCCGACTTTATCGGGCAGGAGCAATTAAAAGCGAATTTGTCTATTTTTGTTGCGGCGGCGAAAAAACGCGGGGAGCCGATTGACCACATCCTGTTTTCGGGACCTCCGGGGCTTGGGAAAACCACTCTTGCGCGAATTTTGGCTAACGAAATGGGCGTTCAAATCACTACAACATCGGGTCCTGTTCTCGAAAAAAAAGGCGATTTGGCAGGAAATTTGACAGGGCTCGATGAAAAAGAAATCTTTTTTATAGACGAAGTTCACAGACTTAATCGCGTTGTTGAAGAGGCGCTTTATCCTGCAATCGAGGATTTTGTTTTCGATATTATGACGGGTGAAGGTCCTGCGGCGAAATCTATAAGATTGCCTCTCAAAAAATTTACGCTTGTAGGCGCAACAACCCGTGCGGGGCTTATTACTGCGCCAATGCTTGCGCGCTTCGGCTATGTAGGTCAAATGAAATATTACACCGACGAAGAAATGCAAAAGGTGGTTTTACGTTCGGCAAAACTTTTGAACATCACCTGCGAACCGCAAGCCGCAATGGAACTCGGAAAACGTTCGCGCGGCACTCCGAGAGTGGCAAACCGCCTGCTTCGTCGGGTGCGGGATGTCGCCGATGTTCGCGGAGACGGGACTATTACGACGGATATTGTATCGCAAACCTGCAAAATGCTCGGAATAGACGACATCGGACTTGACGAAATGGACAGAGCGATACTTACAACTATTGCCGAACATTACAACGGCGGTCCGGTCGGCATAAAAAATATTGCCGTAGTGGTAGGCGAAGAAAGCGATACCATAGAAGACGTTTATGAGCCGTATTTAATTCAATGCGGATTTTTGAAGCGCACGCCGCAAGGACGGGAAATCACCGACAAAACGTACAAAATGCTCGGAATTAAGCCAAAATACAAAAAAAGCCCAAAAGATAGTTTGCAAACAAGTATTTTTGAAGGCGAATAA
- the ruvA gene encoding Holliday junction branch migration protein RuvA produces MFEFFHGKLFHSDAGTAVIDVGGVGYKLGISFNTSLALPSVGEDVFLFAYYHISENSQALYGFISKEERDVFLKLIDVSGIGPKVGLSILSGLKAEEIANAVENENISPFKTVSGIGPKTAQRIILELKGKLTGISKVAIRAKAEKSQPITKTPREDAFAGLIALGYTENQVRNVLINLDETLDENIPAHEWIRIALREI; encoded by the coding sequence ATGTTTGAGTTTTTTCACGGAAAATTATTTCACAGTGATGCGGGAACAGCCGTTATAGACGTGGGCGGCGTGGGTTATAAACTGGGAATTTCGTTTAATACATCGCTTGCCTTGCCGAGTGTCGGCGAGGACGTTTTTCTTTTCGCATATTATCACATCAGCGAAAATTCGCAAGCGCTTTACGGGTTTATTTCCAAAGAAGAGCGGGACGTTTTTCTGAAACTCATCGATGTCAGCGGAATAGGACCAAAGGTCGGCTTGAGCATTTTGTCGGGACTGAAAGCTGAAGAAATTGCAAATGCCGTAGAAAACGAAAATATTTCGCCGTTTAAGACGGTCAGCGGAATTGGACCCAAAACGGCGCAGAGAATAATATTGGAATTAAAAGGAAAATTAACGGGAATATCCAAAGTGGCAATCAGAGCTAAAGCAGAGAAATCGCAGCCGATTACGAAAACTCCGCGCGAAGACGCTTTTGCAGGACTTATTGCGCTTGGCTACACGGAAAATCAGGTGCGGAATGTCTTGATTAACTTAGATGAAACTTTGGACGAAAACATTCCTGCTCACGAATGGATAAGAATTGCTTTGAGGGAGATATAG
- a CDS encoding MiaB/RimO family radical SAM methylthiotransferase produces the protein MSSGLSVAFNSFGCRTNKEEIDGIASQFRLNGFNIIYDGKDFASADFIIVNTCSVTQTAEDKNIKYLNSLKRKYPQAKIVAVGCLAQQNSPKLKSVDFIIGNARKNDIFDIINSKKNGVFVENLENGGILPLSEFIEDPKNSDRTRLSIKIEEGCASLCSYCIVPYLRGMPKSADFDKIIALAKNAISLGYKEIVLTGTHIGQYSNSEKTFIDVAKSIISLDKNVRLRLSSMNPSDCDEKLFEFMIQNPQICRHLHVSVQSLSAEVLTKMNRSSQAIENFLENLQKYRKSMPKLNLGGDFIVGFPEESDENFIETCKNITKFGFNYGHVFTYSARPNTPAAELPQLCEKTKKQRSETLKKIFSEQQEAFARSRIGNSERIIVEAGGGLNGITSNFLRVKGEKNSLFKKNETVEIVLKRYNLKDNSFEADSAK, from the coding sequence ATGTCGTCAGGCTTGTCAGTTGCATTTAATTCGTTTGGTTGCCGAACAAACAAGGAAGAAATAGACGGAATTGCCTCGCAGTTTCGTCTAAACGGCTTTAATATTATTTATGACGGAAAAGATTTTGCATCCGCTGATTTTATTATAGTTAATACCTGTTCGGTAACCCAAACCGCCGAAGACAAAAACATAAAATACTTAAATTCGCTGAAAAGAAAATATCCGCAGGCAAAAATCGTAGCTGTCGGCTGTTTGGCGCAACAAAACTCGCCGAAATTAAAAAGTGTTGATTTTATTATAGGAAACGCGAGAAAAAACGACATATTCGACATTATAAACAGCAAAAAAAATGGTGTTTTTGTCGAGAATTTGGAAAACGGCGGCATTTTACCACTCTCGGAGTTTATTGAAGACCCCAAAAATTCGGACAGAACGCGACTGTCGATAAAGATAGAAGAAGGCTGTGCTTCGCTTTGCAGTTATTGCATTGTACCGTATTTGCGCGGAATGCCGAAAAGTGCGGATTTCGATAAAATAATTGCGCTCGCAAAAAACGCTATATCTCTGGGATATAAGGAGATAGTCTTAACAGGAACTCACATAGGACAATACTCAAATTCGGAGAAAACTTTTATTGATGTTGCAAAGAGCATAATTTCTCTCGACAAAAACGTGCGACTGCGACTATCTTCAATGAACCCAAGTGATTGCGACGAAAAACTGTTTGAATTTATGATACAAAATCCGCAGATTTGTCGGCATTTGCACGTTTCCGTTCAGTCGCTGTCGGCGGAAGTCCTTACAAAGATGAACAGAAGCTCCCAAGCAATCGAAAATTTTCTTGAAAATCTGCAAAAATACAGAAAATCTATGCCCAAATTAAACCTCGGCGGCGATTTTATTGTCGGATTTCCCGAAGAGAGCGACGAAAATTTTATTGAAACCTGCAAAAACATCACAAAATTCGGCTTTAATTACGGACACGTTTTTACGTATTCCGCTCGTCCGAATACACCTGCCGCAGAATTGCCTCAATTATGTGAAAAAACAAAAAAGCAGAGAAGCGAAACGCTAAAAAAAATATTTTCTGAGCAGCAAGAGGCGTTTGCGCGTTCGCGAATAGGTAATAGCGAGAGAATAATAGTTGAAGCAGGCGGCGGATTAAACGGAATTACGAGTAATTTCTTGCGTGTAAAGGGCGAGAAAAACTCTTTGTTCAAAAAGAACGAAACGGTCGAAATAGTCTTGAAACGCTATAATTTGAAAGATAATTCATTTGAGGCAGATAGCGCGAAATAA
- a CDS encoding methyl-accepting chemotaxis protein: MFNKLKLSAKITALAVILLLVTAILGVVASINMNSAGATSNFIAYEIMPSISISAPIQQSVDDLIMNSALYAYLLEDNYLNSARRNFSDLDSHFGNARELLRTTNNLPVLENTIRTLEPKLRTLRIQYDSLVNIGLRQFALRGTLDSVGINVSSTAVELRNSVYRDPNTSQEVRDNSFNLVAYIFGQLVDITRFCQTVDTANTRSITANFGNGLNNIDRILASTSISSETRRLYSVLRENYQRYSNIFVEYATLQARVNTHQQRFSGDLGTFAQEVNALIEATKNRAENETRSAAITLHTSVIITITLLIIAIILGAFLGVVITNSIVKPISAAISGLSSGSGQVTAASGEISSTSQGMASGASEQAASLEEISSSLNEITSMTKQSADNARNADTIVQDSVQKAKDSQNAMKRLQEAVLEIQKSSDDTAKILKDIDDIAFQTNLLALNAAVEAARAGEAGKGFAVVAEEVRNLAQRSAESAKKTATLIESSQLSSTRGVTFADETAEAIEKIAEASKRISSIVSEITLAADEQAKGISQVNVAIGSMDQVTQANASASEELAASAEELSSQALSMNDLVGDLIGVVDGEAAKEARTITQNRAANKFGASKKSTAKISYKPAGAAKAETLIPFDDDNFGSY; the protein is encoded by the coding sequence GTGTTCAACAAACTTAAATTGAGTGCGAAAATTACGGCACTTGCAGTTATACTACTTTTAGTTACGGCAATTTTGGGTGTCGTAGCGTCAATCAATATGAATTCGGCGGGAGCTACGTCGAACTTTATTGCGTACGAAATAATGCCGTCGATAAGCATTTCTGCGCCAATTCAGCAGTCGGTCGATGACCTTATTATGAATTCGGCATTATATGCATACTTGCTTGAAGACAATTATTTGAATTCGGCGCGCAGAAACTTTTCGGATTTGGACTCGCATTTCGGAAATGCGCGCGAATTGTTGCGAACGACGAATAATTTGCCCGTTCTCGAAAACACAATAAGAACGCTTGAGCCGAAACTCAGAACATTAAGAATTCAATACGACAGTTTGGTCAACATAGGTTTAAGACAATTTGCCTTGAGAGGCACGCTTGACTCTGTAGGCATAAACGTTTCCAGTACTGCGGTAGAATTAAGAAATTCTGTTTACCGAGACCCAAACACATCTCAGGAAGTTCGCGACAATTCGTTTAATCTTGTTGCCTACATATTCGGTCAGTTGGTAGATATTACAAGATTTTGCCAAACGGTCGATACTGCCAATACCCGTTCTATTACCGCAAATTTCGGAAACGGTTTGAATAATATTGACAGAATATTGGCATCGACGTCGATTTCAAGCGAAACCCGAAGATTGTATAGCGTGCTGAGAGAAAATTATCAGCGTTATTCAAACATTTTTGTTGAATATGCGACATTGCAAGCAAGAGTAAATACACACCAGCAGAGATTTAGCGGAGATTTGGGTACGTTTGCTCAAGAAGTGAACGCTTTAATAGAGGCGACAAAAAATAGAGCGGAAAACGAAACAAGGTCGGCGGCGATAACTTTGCATACCAGCGTTATAATCACGATTACATTACTAATTATTGCGATTATTCTCGGAGCCTTCTTGGGTGTCGTTATAACAAACTCTATAGTTAAGCCGATTTCTGCGGCAATAAGCGGGCTTTCGTCGGGCTCCGGTCAGGTTACGGCGGCTTCGGGAGAAATTTCGAGTACATCACAAGGAATGGCAAGCGGCGCAAGCGAACAAGCGGCAAGTTTGGAAGAAATTTCATCTTCGCTTAACGAGATTACGTCAATGACAAAGCAATCTGCAGATAACGCAAGAAATGCCGATACCATAGTTCAGGACAGCGTTCAAAAAGCGAAAGACAGCCAAAATGCAATGAAACGCTTGCAGGAAGCGGTTCTTGAAATTCAAAAATCGAGCGACGATACTGCAAAAATCCTTAAAGATATTGACGACATTGCTTTCCAAACCAACCTTTTGGCTCTTAATGCGGCGGTAGAGGCGGCAAGAGCGGGCGAGGCGGGCAAAGGTTTTGCGGTTGTTGCGGAAGAAGTGAGAAATCTTGCACAGCGAAGCGCCGAAAGCGCAAAGAAAACGGCAACGCTTATAGAAAGTTCGCAATTAAGCAGTACACGCGGCGTAACTTTTGCGGACGAAACAGCAGAGGCTATCGAAAAAATTGCGGAAGCGTCAAAAAGAATATCATCGATAGTAAGTGAAATCACCCTTGCCGCCGACGAACAAGCAAAAGGTATTTCACAAGTAAACGTTGCAATCGGAAGTATGGATCAAGTGACGCAAGCAAACGCGAGCGCGTCCGAAGAGTTAGCGGCAAGCGCCGAGGAATTAAGTAGCCAAGCGCTTTCTATGAATGATTTGGTCGGCGATTTAATCGGTGTTGTTGACGGCGAAGCGGCAAAAGAAGCAAGAACGATTACGCAGAACAGAGCGGCAAACAAATTCGGGGCTTCAAAAAAATCGACTGCGAAAATTAGCTATAAACCTGCAGGAGCGGCAAAGGCGGAAACATTAATTCCGTTCGATGACGACAATTTCGGAAGTTATTGA
- the fbaA gene encoding class II fructose-bisphosphate aldolase, translated as MGIFNEVKPGVIFGDDVSKVFAIARKEGFALPAVNVVGSDSINAAMEAAKKANSPIIIQFSNGGAAFNAGKGLKLGDQKEAILGCVAGAKHIQALAEAYGVIVILHTDHCAKKLLPWVDGLIAESEKHFAATGKPLFSSHMLDFSEEPLVENIKMCQERLAKMAKMGMTLEIELGITGGEEDGVDNSHVEKSELYTKPEDVCYAYEELSKVSPNFTIAASFGNVHGVYKPGNVMLEPKILDESQKYIEKKHNLPAGSNPVNFVFHGGSGSEPEKIEESLGYGVIKMNIDTDTQWAAWEGILNFYKANEGYLQGQLGNPEGEDKPNKKYYDPRVWLRKMEEGMVERLLLAYKDLNSLNRN; from the coding sequence ATGGGGATTTTCAATGAAGTAAAGCCCGGAGTGATTTTCGGGGACGATGTAAGCAAAGTATTTGCTATCGCAAGAAAAGAAGGTTTCGCACTTCCTGCGGTTAATGTTGTCGGTAGCGATTCTATCAACGCGGCTATGGAAGCGGCAAAAAAGGCAAATTCGCCGATTATTATTCAGTTTTCTAACGGCGGCGCGGCGTTTAACGCTGGAAAAGGACTTAAACTCGGCGACCAAAAAGAGGCTATTTTGGGTTGCGTTGCGGGTGCAAAACATATTCAGGCGCTTGCGGAAGCTTATGGAGTTATCGTAATTCTTCACACAGACCACTGCGCGAAAAAATTGCTTCCTTGGGTTGACGGACTTATTGCGGAAAGCGAAAAACACTTCGCGGCGACAGGTAAACCTTTGTTTTCTTCACACATGTTGGATTTCTCGGAAGAGCCGCTTGTTGAAAACATTAAAATGTGCCAAGAGCGCCTTGCAAAAATGGCGAAAATGGGAATGACGCTCGAAATCGAACTCGGAATTACGGGCGGAGAAGAAGATGGCGTCGATAACTCTCACGTTGAAAAATCAGAGCTTTACACAAAACCCGAAGACGTATGCTACGCTTACGAAGAACTCAGCAAAGTATCGCCGAATTTCACGATTGCAGCGAGCTTCGGAAACGTTCACGGCGTTTACAAACCGGGCAACGTTATGCTTGAGCCGAAAATTTTGGACGAATCGCAAAAATATATCGAAAAGAAACACAATCTTCCTGCGGGAAGCAATCCTGTTAATTTCGTTTTCCACGGCGGAAGCGGAAGTGAGCCCGAAAAAATCGAAGAAAGCTTGGGCTACGGCGTTATCAAAATGAATATTGACACCGATACGCAGTGGGCGGCTTGGGAAGGAATTTTGAACTTCTACAAAGCAAACGAAGGCTACTTGCAAGGACAGTTGGGCAACCCCGAAGGCGAAGACAAACCGAACAAGAAGTATTACGACCCGCGCGTGTGGCTTCGTAAAATGGAAGAAGGTATGGTTGAGCGTTTGCTGTTGGCTTACAAAGACCTTAATTCTTTGAACAGAAACTAA
- a CDS encoding SPFH domain-containing protein, which produces MSIFAKNPNETAFAGGKKNWAEVIKNSGDGNLLIWRQPEEDFNNNSTLIVMPGEEAIFIKDGVIEQTFDNGKYVLSSENYPFISRIRNAFTGGISTFSCVVYFVRKAHSMEIRWGTSSPIQVRDKQLGIATKLKARGSYKIQVDNPQKFLTKLIGNNVDVMGQQELLDDYFANEFQGKVKSSITRALNETETELLGIEGRMEEFAETVQPFLGEVFDDYGLKIVKFSISAIDMDDDELRRRYDEIGMDAISKMRNAQADKTVMNVLGDDWGRQQAADISKTLAANPNSGGVAGAGAGLGMGLAAAGTFGNMGQQMFAPMQQQAPSPQTPPASSDGSNDPIAAMKKLKEMLDLGLIEQAEFDAKKTEIMSRM; this is translated from the coding sequence ATGAGCATTTTTGCAAAAAATCCCAACGAAACCGCATTTGCAGGCGGCAAAAAAAACTGGGCTGAGGTAATAAAAAACTCAGGAGACGGCAATCTTCTTATTTGGAGACAACCTGAAGAAGATTTTAACAACAACTCAACCCTCATAGTTATGCCGGGTGAAGAGGCGATATTCATTAAAGACGGCGTTATAGAGCAGACGTTTGACAACGGTAAATATGTACTTTCCTCCGAAAATTATCCGTTTATCAGCCGCATAAGAAACGCTTTTACAGGTGGCATAAGCACATTTAGTTGCGTTGTCTATTTTGTTCGCAAAGCTCACAGTATGGAAATAAGGTGGGGAACATCTTCGCCTATTCAGGTGCGCGACAAGCAACTCGGAATTGCAACAAAACTTAAAGCCCGCGGATCTTATAAAATCCAAGTTGATAACCCTCAAAAATTTTTGACTAAACTCATCGGAAACAACGTTGATGTAATGGGACAGCAAGAACTTTTAGACGATTATTTTGCAAACGAGTTTCAAGGCAAGGTAAAATCAAGTATTACTCGTGCTCTCAACGAAACCGAAACGGAACTACTCGGCATCGAGGGAAGAATGGAAGAATTTGCAGAAACCGTTCAACCGTTTCTCGGCGAAGTATTCGATGATTACGGTTTGAAAATAGTTAAGTTTTCAATTTCTGCGATTGATATGGACGACGATGAATTACGCCGCCGTTATGATGAAATCGGAATGGATGCCATATCCAAAATGCGCAACGCTCAAGCCGATAAAACAGTTATGAATGTTCTCGGCGACGATTGGGGCAGACAACAAGCGGCAGATATCAGCAAAACGCTTGCCGCAAATCCGAATTCGGGAGGAGTTGCCGGAGCCGGAGCAGGACTTGGCATGGGATTAGCAGCCGCAGGAACGTTTGGAAACATGGGACAACAAATGTTTGCTCCAATGCAACAACAAGCACCGTCGCCTCAAACGCCACCAGCATCAAGCGACGGAAGCAATGACCCTATCGCAGCAATGAAAAAACTTAAAGAAATGCTGGACTTAGGATTGATAGAGCAAGCGGAATTCGATGCAAAAAAAACTGAAATTATGAGCAGAATGTAA
- a CDS encoding InlB B-repeat-containing protein, whose translation MKTIKFLLGAFACLIMLVGCDFITGAPGIVDHSSGGGNPVRFTVNFNANGGTSVQSRTVNEGEWIELPSTSRNDHTFDGWHTSNSGGSRVGGIGDWYEVRGNATLHARWTQNNGGNNSIVGTWGWEGNSAEEWDIIVFNADGTGTWTIYDEGMSFPFNFSYHINGTTITLNFGFLGIEQITYHGGNTLNWDGFTYVRQ comes from the coding sequence ATGAAAACGATTAAATTTTTGTTGGGGGCATTTGCTTGTTTGATTATGCTTGTCGGCTGTGATTTTATTACAGGGGCGCCGGGTATTGTTGATCACAGTTCGGGTGGAGGTAATCCTGTACGTTTTACTGTAAACTTTAACGCAAACGGCGGCACAAGCGTTCAAAGCAGAACCGTCAATGAGGGCGAATGGATAGAACTGCCTTCCACAAGCAGAAACGATCATACCTTTGACGGTTGGCATACGTCAAATTCAGGCGGAAGTCGTGTAGGCGGTATAGGAGATTGGTATGAAGTCAGAGGCAATGCGACATTACACGCTCGTTGGACTCAAAATAACGGCGGCAATAACAGCATTGTCGGAACTTGGGGGTGGGAAGGCAATTCCGCAGAGGAGTGGGATATAATTGTGTTTAACGCAGACGGAACAGGAACTTGGACGATTTATGACGAGGGAATGAGTTTTCCGTTTAATTTCAGTTATCACATCAACGGAACGACGATAACGCTTAATTTTGGCTTTCTGGGAATTGAGCAAATAACTTATCACGGCGGTAATACATTAAATTGGGACGGATTTACTTACGTGAGACAGTAG